The bacterium genome contains a region encoding:
- a CDS encoding heparinase II/III family protein — protein sequence MKNLIFFLFFFTFFISSYISSSQGQNVSIEKIYSYEEAFNKGKEIYKFDGRVIFGGGEIVTGFTRPYLDFKKHKKYFETAVKLAKNDKERISALIEAGKMDLNHIYQTDFSEAEEMFKSVLSINSATSLDKAQAHLGIGEIFLRKKDYISARTHFEEAKASGMEDRANLGITFSYLQERKYHVALTKLKELLSNPKLKEPNTENRQIEEIALGYISAIEQLPVLNLNRTRLFFNSETWSLVKKRALSEEKEYFAKIKKEVEEIQTWQIEKNDYGILLMKAAFVYKVTGNSALLEKITLMLRSTINYYLSRQLDWTRSYSRVGTISALDWVWEDLSPAERREFASGMLDYTYSVYLEDKIQNRLGRHNWYYIQDMLWYAGIVLLDDSLDDVEYARVLSVLGAGHRHEQVMFGRMLELAGDDGGWQPKLDYAFGHQPTVYWAFMHCWRSATGKEIEPNWVHIVNPDYILRNFLEVEGRAIRHFGYARSWGTKTTGPDLLYDHIRQFLHFFGSSEPGYSAIANLLSKRIEELGPSEGAHPINPFLYTEIDKAPMPGIPKGMPIARHYSKIGLVLMSSGFSPKDTYALFAAGEGLTSSEHFDATHFSIYKQGDLALDSGSGNIGQHTEKYAKQTVAHNAVLIHIPGETNYGGQNRTTSFAKVLAFETTPYFSYIATDATKTYHPDKCEQMVRQFIYLNPNLFLVFDRVVSVKPEYKKSWLLHTSNEPEIIQNELKVDQGDGRIFCRTLYPINAIIEKIGGPGKEFWTGDKNWPIGNQYFKRERMNSMHDVTDTIGRWRVEITPVANKNETSFLHLVQVSEKNIEKMVDSKVSEKDGKIRVSFSLENLYYSITVNNIGEIGGHIRITEDKTIKVDQLFTNEVMEQEGLACLP from the coding sequence TGAAAAAATTTATTCTTATGAAGAAGCATTTAATAAAGGTAAAGAGATATACAAGTTTGATGGAAGAGTCATTTTTGGAGGAGGAGAAATTGTAACAGGGTTTACGCGTCCATATCTTGACTTCAAAAAACATAAGAAATATTTTGAAACAGCTGTTAAACTGGCTAAAAACGATAAAGAAAGAATCTCAGCCTTAATTGAAGCAGGGAAGATGGACCTTAATCATATCTACCAGACAGATTTCAGTGAAGCCGAAGAAATGTTTAAATCTGTACTTTCAATAAATTCCGCAACTTCTTTAGATAAAGCCCAAGCACATTTAGGAATAGGAGAAATTTTTCTACGTAAAAAAGATTATATATCGGCAAGAACTCACTTTGAAGAAGCAAAAGCATCTGGAATGGAAGATAGAGCAAATCTTGGTATTACATTTTCTTATCTTCAAGAACGAAAATACCACGTTGCATTAACAAAATTAAAAGAACTACTTTCAAACCCTAAACTTAAAGAACCAAATACTGAAAACAGACAAATAGAAGAAATTGCGTTAGGGTATATATCAGCAATAGAACAACTACCTGTTTTAAATTTAAACAGAACTCGCCTCTTTTTTAACTCAGAAACTTGGTCTTTAGTAAAGAAACGTGCTCTCAGTGAAGAAAAAGAATATTTTGCAAAAATCAAAAAAGAGGTCGAAGAGATTCAAACTTGGCAGATTGAAAAAAACGACTACGGCATTTTGCTTATGAAAGCGGCTTTTGTGTACAAGGTAACAGGTAATAGCGCTCTTCTTGAAAAAATTACCCTAATGTTACGTTCAACTATCAATTATTATTTAAGCCGCCAACTTGACTGGACACGAAGTTATTCAAGAGTAGGAACAATATCTGCATTAGACTGGGTCTGGGAAGACCTTTCGCCAGCAGAGAGAAGAGAGTTTGCCTCTGGTATGCTTGATTACACTTATTCAGTATACCTTGAAGATAAAATCCAAAATAGGCTTGGCCGCCACAACTGGTACTATATCCAAGATATGCTCTGGTACGCTGGAATTGTTCTTCTTGATGATTCTCTCGATGATGTTGAATACGCTCGCGTGTTAAGCGTTTTAGGGGCTGGACACCGTCATGAGCAAGTAATGTTTGGGCGTATGTTAGAACTGGCAGGAGACGATGGTGGTTGGCAACCTAAACTTGATTATGCTTTTGGACACCAACCGACGGTCTATTGGGCTTTTATGCATTGTTGGCGTTCAGCTACAGGAAAAGAAATAGAGCCAAACTGGGTACACATAGTTAACCCTGATTATATTCTTAGAAATTTTCTTGAAGTTGAAGGGAGGGCTATTAGACATTTTGGGTATGCCCGTTCGTGGGGAACAAAAACAACAGGTCCGGATCTTTTGTACGATCATATACGGCAGTTTCTACATTTTTTTGGTTCCTCTGAACCGGGATATTCTGCTATAGCAAACCTGTTGAGCAAGAGAATAGAAGAACTTGGACCTTCCGAAGGAGCACATCCCATCAACCCGTTCCTTTATACTGAAATAGATAAAGCACCTATGCCAGGTATACCTAAGGGGATGCCTATTGCACGCCATTACTCTAAAATTGGTCTTGTGTTGATGTCTTCTGGGTTTAGCCCAAAAGATACTTATGCACTATTTGCTGCTGGAGAAGGTTTAACAAGTTCTGAACATTTTGACGCAACCCATTTTAGTATTTACAAACAAGGAGACCTTGCTTTAGATAGCGGTTCTGGTAATATTGGCCAACATACAGAAAAATACGCAAAACAGACTGTAGCACACAACGCTGTTCTTATACATATACCTGGCGAAACAAATTATGGTGGACAGAACAGAACAACAAGTTTTGCAAAAGTCCTTGCTTTTGAAACAACCCCTTATTTTAGTTATATAGCAACAGACGCTACTAAAACCTACCACCCTGATAAATGTGAACAGATGGTCAGACAGTTTATATACCTAAATCCCAACCTTTTTCTTGTATTTGACAGAGTAGTTTCTGTTAAACCTGAATACAAAAAAAGCTGGCTTTTACATACATCTAATGAACCAGAAATCATACAAAACGAACTTAAAGTTGACCAAGGAGATGGTCGTATATTTTGCCGTACTCTTTACCCTATAAATGCAATTATAGAAAAGATAGGGGGACCAGGTAAAGAATTCTGGACAGGAGATAAAAACTGGCCTATCGGAAACCAATATTTTAAAAGAGAACGAATGAACAGTATGCACGATGTTACCGATACAATAGGGCGCTGGCGAGTTGAAATAACTCCAGTTGCAAACAAGAACGAAACCTCTTTTTTACATTTAGTACAAGTTTCAGAAAAAAATATTGAAAAAATGGTTGACAGCAAAGTATCTGAAAAAGATGGTAAAATAAGAGTATCTTTCTCTTTGGAAAATCTTTATTATAGTATAACGGTTAATAATATAGGTGAAATAGGTGGGCATATACGTATAACAGAAGACAAAACAATAAAAGTAGACCAATTGTTTACAAATGAGGTTATGGAGCAGGAAGGGTTGGCTTGTCTTCCCTAA
- a CDS encoding HEAT repeat domain-containing protein — MKKIFKFFLVVLCFISFSIKTFADNGTTVEDLIKQLTDINTKVTLEKDAQSEAVIKIVAFGKLATEPLIALLKHENSSIRAKVAWALGEIKDPKAVPSLADMLTDKNVFAQAAASKALVSIGNASVEKFIEALKNPNPEIRKISAFSLGKISDKRAVSSLISTINDKDVYVKIRAIDSLGKIKDERAVEPLILSLTDKDVRVGEHASWALSEIGQPAVNQLIKVLENENLETRKLAIKSLSNIGLPAVQPLISCLKTASPQVRGHSAESLGIIGNKLATNPLYEMVKDKDNFVRSRTIEALGRIEGNSVSELLLKALKDNSAEVRSRTISTLSVIDGNRFNDLFTYYLKDPDKTVRISAAEAILKTPQPSAVEHLIESLKDEEREVRRLSAETLGKLGDRRAIRPLIDALADPWRAVGYFANNSLVSLTGQNITFPSTWSAEWIKLYRKPKWEDWWEKEEKKGEAK, encoded by the coding sequence ATGAAAAAAATTTTCAAATTTTTTTTAGTTGTTCTATGTTTTATATCTTTTAGCATAAAAACTTTTGCAGATAATGGAACAACTGTTGAAGATTTAATCAAACAATTAACAGATATAAATACAAAAGTAACCCTTGAAAAAGATGCCCAATCAGAAGCAGTTATAAAAATTGTTGCATTCGGTAAATTAGCCACAGAACCTCTTATAGCCCTTCTAAAACACGAAAATAGTTCTATAAGAGCAAAAGTTGCTTGGGCACTTGGCGAGATTAAAGATCCTAAGGCAGTACCTTCGCTTGCTGATATGTTGACAGATAAGAATGTTTTTGCACAAGCGGCAGCCTCAAAAGCTTTGGTATCGATAGGAAATGCTTCTGTTGAAAAATTTATTGAGGCTTTAAAAAATCCCAACCCTGAAATACGGAAAATATCAGCCTTTTCTTTAGGGAAAATATCAGATAAAAGAGCAGTTAGTTCTTTAATATCAACTATTAACGATAAAGATGTGTATGTAAAAATAAGAGCAATAGACTCTCTCGGAAAAATAAAAGATGAGAGAGCCGTTGAACCTCTTATTTTGTCTCTTACAGATAAAGATGTAAGAGTAGGAGAACATGCCAGTTGGGCTCTTTCGGAGATAGGGCAACCTGCTGTTAACCAGTTAATAAAAGTTTTAGAGAATGAAAACCTTGAAACTCGAAAACTTGCAATAAAATCCCTATCCAACATTGGTCTACCAGCTGTACAACCACTTATATCCTGCCTTAAAACAGCATCTCCTCAGGTGCGTGGCCACTCCGCTGAATCTTTGGGAATAATAGGCAACAAATTAGCCACAAATCCTCTTTATGAAATGGTAAAAGATAAAGACAATTTTGTTAGAAGTAGAACTATTGAAGCATTAGGTAGAATCGAAGGGAATAGTGTATCAGAACTTCTTTTAAAAGCATTAAAGGATAATTCAGCAGAAGTTAGAAGTAGAACCATATCTACCCTAAGTGTAATAGATGGGAACAGGTTTAACGACCTTTTCACTTACTATCTCAAAGACCCTGATAAAACAGTTAGAATTTCTGCTGCTGAGGCTATATTAAAAACTCCTCAACCATCAGCAGTAGAACACCTTATTGAGTCATTAAAAGATGAAGAGAGAGAAGTAAGACGCCTTTCAGCAGAGACATTAGGAAAACTGGGAGACAGAAGAGCTATCCGTCCTCTCATAGATGCTTTAGCAGATCCGTGGAGAGCTGTTGGGTACTTTGCTAACAATTCGCTTGTAAGTTTAACTGGTCAAAACATTACTTTTCCTTCAACCTGGTCTGCTGAATGGATTAAATTATACCGTAAACCTAAATGGGAAGACTGGTGGGAAAAAGAAGAGAAGAAAGGAGAGGCAAAATAA
- a CDS encoding AMMECR1 family protein, with protein MLTKISILFLTYICLCSIGVPDNIQLTNICRQTLQEHFTGKTDTIEKSVYDQIKSRPIFVTLKKNNQTRGCAGTLQPSFSCLREELEYFTINAATKDFRYPPIREDELKNITIIVTLPKKLKAVESIRYYNPWKHGLLVRKDGKEGVILPCEGKTSSYSIKKAVSQSRIGDIKGADIYIFDCETIVEQKNR; from the coding sequence ATGTTAACAAAAATCTCTATTTTGTTTCTTACTTATATTTGTTTATGCTCTATAGGTGTACCAGACAATATTCAACTTACAAATATTTGCAGGCAGACACTCCAAGAACATTTCACAGGTAAAACAGATACCATTGAAAAGAGTGTTTACGACCAGATAAAGTCTAGACCTATATTTGTTACTCTTAAAAAGAATAACCAGACAAGAGGGTGCGCAGGCACTTTACAACCATCTTTCTCTTGCCTTAGAGAAGAACTTGAATATTTTACTATAAACGCTGCAACAAAAGATTTTCGGTACCCTCCTATAAGAGAAGATGAACTTAAAAATATTACAATTATAGTTACTCTCCCTAAAAAACTTAAAGCAGTCGAATCCATAAGGTATTATAACCCGTGGAAACACGGACTATTAGTTAGGAAAGACGGTAAAGAGGGAGTTATCCTTCCTTGTGAAGGCAAAACAAGTAGTTATTCAATAAAAAAAGCCGTTTCTCAATCAAGAATAGGGGATATAAAAGGTGCGGATATATATATTTTTGATTGCGAAACCATCGTTGAGCAAAAAAACAGGTGA
- a CDS encoding carboxypeptidase regulatory-like domain-containing protein yields the protein MKKYLLILSFFFLLFSSLKGYSDTVNGKIVQSDNSIVSGARVTFYSRHPQFRKSVNTDKNGYFSISELPSGYYNIEIAAKGFCREYVTRFEVNEAKLGILSPTFNIYKPGSVSGYVYDDKDRPLSGIKVNNTTTNSKGFYTIYWLRPGPVYLTASSKKYVREHKSTTILENKNRGGINFTLKEGGSVSGKIISKETGKPLKNVTVNSWGKSYGDATTDANGFFIIEGLAEGEHQLNAYIQGYENISDVQTYIKKKQIVEIPTIKMALRPESFNLYDRNRVFTESEKVFVLYNSFRVKKCGISIFRVDNIKEEIQKLPAEVKNKKVGGNISQAIKYIDTRELSCHLLYKKDFEINYPSPLSDIYDKKFEIGPLPIGTYIVVSKPENLPEQKHFLTVTDLSLISRTDKDKTILYACDINRGTPLKEVEISLLDRNLDTTQKGVTDKNGLFEIEGKYHRIVATKGSSYASLSYDYYHQDLSKRYTYLYTDRPVYRPEQTVYFKGITREATNGSYEISKSKKKVISIQDPQGNNIHKKEVEVSPAGSFYGSFTLSEEPPLGSYTISCGESSSNFKVLEYRKPDYLIKITPDKSRYLPNETINVSINAQYYFGSPVKEAEVHYSVYEKPSTSFYDEHLEEYYYGWGYGTQVLAGKGITDDKGNLEIKIPLKNSYDAESVYTIEARVVDSSRREVKSTANTIVVPGTFKIDIGIQKNLYKLGEDIPIQISVTDYENIPIPQKNLNFYAGIEVYKNKKILFTEFLKRELFTDEDGKKSIKITPTRAGYTKIFIQSKDEKNNLITSNKYIWITDKDTPFGWSGQRQMEIVLDKDIYKAGDTVQALINSSVANIPLLISLESSKIYNKEVVKLNGNTGLFEFKLKEEHIPNVYITVAGVKDKKYYTSSRIIKLSSEEHLLKVDIESDREQYLPGEKVSYLIKTKDFKDNPTPAEFSFGLVDESIYSISGELAPKIEDFFYGTKPLNIGSSYSFYEWLYAGAGKDLTDENIRRNFKDTAYWNPIIMTDNQGRASLEVTLPDNLTTWRATVKSATLDTKVGTSTQKIISTKPLIVRLITPRFLVEYDRLFITGVIHNYTEEDLLINANLSVDGIKVLDPSTREKRIPAGKEWQINWQVKVEGEKEKAVIQLRATAGKEKDAMEITLPIYIYGEEVFQVKRGEIAPSSSDSFFIPVSAILPTIDLKTIIYPSLASGLFRNLDYLAEYPYGCIEQTMSRFIPLIYLNKVIKEVGIKDLSFLAEDETKFKRMLEEMPQMVNIGLSRIYASQNTNGGWGWWSNDSSRSYISAYVLYGLSITQKAGYEVNPECVKRVKDFLKEKINDVENINEKTYILFALTQAEEFNKTELEEIYKKRAEINSYSLALLTLIYAEQKENKRATQLLEELYKKRTLLSKSISYWKTERTGYYGWTNNDVEATAWALKATLAVAPDNKEAVEAVRYLLWREKSGYWRSTKDTAICVFALADFLKTRDELSPNYLISLSVNEKRPVTTTVTDDTLKNFSSITKLPVSALDIGKENKVKLSKEGKGRAYYSHNLKYFTRTNFIKPKDEGFKVEREYFLYKKDINDLNIYKEPQEKFEGTVKVGEIIMVKISVIGKEGYQYVMVEDMLPAGCEVVEHQQDNWYTKKEVRDEKVAFFDSSFGEYKKEFYYFLRAETPGRYHILPTKASMMYLPEFWGQSSESFLTITEK from the coding sequence ATGAAAAAATATCTTTTAATTTTATCCTTCTTTTTTCTTCTTTTTTCTTCTTTAAAAGGTTACTCTGATACCGTCAACGGAAAGATAGTCCAATCGGACAACTCTATTGTATCAGGAGCAAGGGTAACATTCTATTCGAGACACCCACAATTTAGAAAATCTGTTAATACAGATAAAAACGGGTATTTTTCAATTAGTGAGTTACCTTCTGGGTATTACAATATAGAGATAGCTGCCAAAGGGTTTTGTAGAGAGTATGTTACAAGGTTTGAAGTGAACGAAGCCAAATTAGGTATTCTTTCTCCCACTTTTAATATATACAAACCCGGTTCTGTTAGCGGGTATGTATATGATGATAAGGATAGACCTCTATCCGGTATAAAAGTCAACAATACAACAACCAACAGCAAAGGGTTTTATACTATATATTGGTTAAGACCTGGACCTGTCTATTTAACGGCAAGTTCAAAAAAATATGTCAGAGAACATAAAAGCACTACAATCTTAGAGAACAAAAACAGAGGTGGAATTAATTTCACTCTTAAAGAAGGCGGTTCTGTTTCTGGCAAAATTATATCTAAAGAGACAGGCAAACCCTTAAAAAATGTAACAGTCAACTCTTGGGGCAAATCCTACGGTGACGCTACAACTGATGCTAACGGTTTTTTTATCATCGAAGGGCTGGCAGAAGGCGAACACCAACTTAACGCCTACATACAGGGCTACGAAAACATCTCTGATGTTCAGACATATATCAAAAAGAAACAAATAGTAGAAATTCCTACAATAAAGATGGCTTTAAGGCCAGAATCTTTTAACCTATATGATAGAAACAGAGTATTCACAGAATCAGAGAAGGTATTTGTTCTATACAACTCTTTCCGAGTAAAAAAATGTGGTATATCCATATTCAGGGTAGATAATATTAAAGAAGAGATACAAAAACTTCCGGCAGAGGTAAAGAATAAAAAAGTTGGAGGGAATATTAGTCAAGCAATAAAATATATTGATACCAGAGAGTTGTCCTGCCACCTATTATATAAAAAAGATTTTGAGATAAATTATCCAAGCCCGTTAAGCGATATATACGACAAAAAATTTGAAATAGGACCTCTACCTATAGGTACATACATAGTTGTATCAAAACCAGAGAACCTACCTGAACAGAAACATTTTTTAACCGTTACAGATTTATCTCTTATCTCAAGAACAGATAAAGATAAAACAATTCTTTATGCTTGTGACATAAATAGAGGAACCCCTTTGAAAGAAGTTGAAATTAGTCTGCTTGACAGAAACCTTGATACAACACAAAAAGGGGTAACAGATAAAAACGGTCTATTTGAAATAGAAGGTAAATATCATAGAATAGTTGCAACAAAAGGAAGTTCTTATGCATCTCTTAGTTATGATTATTATCACCAAGATTTAAGTAAAAGATATACCTACCTTTATACAGATAGACCTGTTTACAGACCTGAGCAGACAGTATATTTTAAAGGAATAACAAGAGAAGCGACCAACGGTTCTTATGAAATCTCCAAAAGTAAAAAAAAGGTTATAAGTATACAAGATCCCCAAGGTAACAATATTCATAAAAAAGAAGTTGAAGTTTCTCCTGCTGGCAGTTTTTACGGTTCTTTTACTCTTTCTGAAGAGCCTCCACTGGGTAGTTACACAATATCTTGCGGAGAGAGTTCTTCTAATTTCAAAGTCCTTGAATATAGGAAACCCGATTACCTAATAAAAATTACACCAGATAAAAGTAGGTACCTACCAAACGAAACAATAAACGTCTCAATTAACGCCCAATACTACTTTGGTTCTCCTGTAAAGGAAGCAGAAGTTCATTATTCTGTCTACGAAAAACCTTCAACATCTTTTTATGATGAACACTTAGAAGAATACTATTATGGTTGGGGCTATGGAACACAAGTTTTAGCAGGTAAAGGTATTACAGACGATAAAGGGAACCTTGAGATAAAGATACCTTTAAAGAATTCTTACGATGCTGAATCTGTGTATACTATTGAAGCAAGGGTCGTTGACTCAAGCAGAAGAGAAGTTAAATCTACTGCTAACACAATAGTTGTGCCCGGCACTTTCAAAATAGATATAGGTATACAAAAAAATCTTTATAAACTTGGAGAAGATATACCTATACAAATATCTGTTACAGATTATGAAAACATACCTATCCCTCAAAAAAACCTCAATTTTTATGCAGGAATTGAGGTATACAAAAACAAAAAAATTCTTTTTACAGAGTTTTTAAAAAGGGAATTATTTACAGATGAAGACGGCAAAAAAAGTATTAAAATCACCCCTACTAGAGCAGGGTACACAAAAATATTTATACAGAGTAAAGACGAAAAAAACAATCTTATCACAAGCAATAAGTATATATGGATAACAGATAAAGATACTCCTTTTGGTTGGTCAGGACAAAGACAGATGGAGATAGTTCTTGATAAAGATATATATAAGGCGGGAGATACAGTTCAAGCACTTATAAACTCTTCTGTAGCCAATATCCCTCTTCTTATAAGTTTAGAGAGTTCAAAAATATATAATAAAGAGGTAGTCAAACTTAATGGGAATACAGGGCTTTTTGAGTTTAAATTAAAAGAAGAACATATCCCTAACGTTTATATTACTGTCGCAGGAGTTAAAGATAAAAAATATTATACCTCAAGCAGAATAATTAAGTTATCATCAGAAGAGCATCTTTTAAAGGTTGATATAGAAAGTGATAGGGAACAATATCTGCCCGGTGAGAAAGTTTCATATTTAATCAAAACTAAGGATTTTAAAGATAATCCCACACCAGCAGAGTTCTCTTTTGGGCTTGTTGATGAATCTATATACTCAATATCAGGCGAACTTGCCCCTAAAATTGAAGATTTTTTTTATGGAACAAAACCGCTTAATATAGGGTCCTCTTACTCTTTTTATGAATGGCTTTACGCGGGCGCCGGTAAAGACCTTACAGATGAAAACATACGTAGAAACTTTAAAGATACCGCCTATTGGAACCCCATTATAATGACAGATAACCAAGGTAGAGCATCTCTTGAAGTTACTCTACCAGACAACCTTACAACATGGCGCGCAACAGTAAAAAGCGCAACTCTTGACACAAAAGTTGGAACTTCTACCCAAAAAATTATTTCTACAAAACCGCTTATAGTTCGGCTTATAACTCCCCGTTTTCTTGTAGAGTACGACCGACTTTTTATAACAGGAGTTATCCATAACTACACAGAAGAAGACCTCCTTATCAACGCCAACCTATCAGTGGACGGAATAAAGGTACTTGACCCGTCTACAAGAGAGAAAAGAATCCCAGCAGGGAAAGAGTGGCAGATTAACTGGCAAGTAAAGGTTGAAGGAGAAAAAGAAAAAGCAGTTATCCAACTCAGAGCAACAGCAGGTAAAGAAAAAGACGCTATGGAGATAACTCTTCCTATATATATTTATGGGGAAGAGGTTTTTCAGGTAAAAAGAGGAGAAATTGCCCCTTCTTCTTCTGATAGTTTTTTTATACCTGTTTCTGCTATTTTACCTACAATTGACCTAAAAACTATTATCTACCCTTCTCTTGCATCCGGACTATTTAGAAACCTTGATTACTTAGCAGAATATCCTTACGGATGTATTGAACAAACTATGAGTAGGTTTATCCCGCTAATCTATTTAAATAAAGTCATAAAAGAGGTCGGTATAAAGGATTTATCTTTCCTTGCTGAAGATGAAACAAAATTTAAGAGAATGCTTGAAGAGATGCCCCAAATGGTAAATATAGGTTTGTCCCGTATTTATGCAAGCCAGAACACCAATGGAGGGTGGGGTTGGTGGTCAAATGATTCAAGCAGGTCTTATATAAGCGCTTATGTCTTGTACGGGTTATCTATTACACAAAAAGCAGGGTACGAAGTTAACCCAGAATGTGTAAAGAGAGTAAAAGATTTTCTTAAAGAAAAGATTAACGATGTAGAAAATATTAACGAAAAAACATATATTCTTTTTGCACTAACTCAGGCAGAAGAATTTAATAAAACAGAACTTGAAGAGATTTATAAAAAAAGGGCAGAAATAAATTCTTATTCTCTTGCCCTCTTAACCTTGATTTATGCTGAACAGAAAGAAAATAAGAGAGCAACCCAACTTCTTGAAGAACTGTATAAGAAAAGGACACTTCTTTCTAAGTCTATATCATATTGGAAAACAGAAAGAACTGGTTATTACGGATGGACCAACAACGATGTGGAAGCGACAGCCTGGGCACTTAAAGCAACCCTTGCTGTTGCCCCAGATAATAAAGAAGCAGTAGAGGCGGTAAGGTATCTGTTATGGAGAGAAAAATCTGGTTATTGGCGTTCAACCAAAGATACCGCTATATGCGTATTTGCTCTTGCAGACTTTTTGAAAACGAGAGACGAACTGTCTCCTAATTATCTTATTTCTTTAAGTGTCAACGAAAAAAGACCTGTAACAACAACGGTTACAGACGATACCCTTAAAAATTTTTCCTCAATAACAAAACTCCCTGTATCAGCCCTTGATATAGGTAAAGAAAATAAGGTTAAACTTTCAAAAGAAGGAAAAGGTAGAGCATACTATTCCCATAACCTTAAATATTTCACGAGAACAAATTTTATAAAACCTAAAGATGAAGGTTTTAAAGTTGAAAGAGAATATTTCCTTTATAAGAAAGATATCAACGACCTTAATATATACAAAGAGCCACAAGAAAAATTTGAAGGGACAGTTAAGGTTGGAGAGATAATAATGGTAAAAATCTCTGTGATAGGGAAGGAAGGTTATCAGTATGTAATGGTTGAAGATATGTTGCCAGCAGGGTGCGAGGTTGTTGAACACCAACAAGATAACTGGTACACAAAAAAAGAAGTCCGAGACGAAAAAGTGGCGTTTTTTGATTCATCTTTTGGTGAGTATAAAAAAGAGTTTTACTATTTTCTGAGAGCGGAAACACCAGGTCGATACCATATACTCCCCACAAAAGCATCTATGATGTATCTACCAGAGTTCTGGGGACAATCATCAGAAAGTTTTTTAACAATTACAGAAAAATGA
- a CDS encoding VanW family protein: MSKKFNLVLIFIMVSVNSFCDNLFSHKWASYTTYFQTEVERAKNIQMAVEKLDGFILHPKSEFSYNETVTWQIPRDQLRYAPAIVNGKLLPASGGGLCQVSSTLYATVLSAGLHITERQNHSSPVGYISMGLDATVSSTEGIDLKFTNNTDFPFIIKAEIKKNTLTITLASSVPLNRKISLSTNIIETNSTQIKTITTRKTDFKNGVTETEIISHSTYLRVKPQQP, translated from the coding sequence ATGAGCAAAAAATTTAATTTAGTTTTAATTTTTATAATGGTTAGCGTTAATTCTTTCTGCGACAATCTTTTCTCACATAAATGGGCATCATATACCACCTATTTTCAGACAGAAGTCGAGAGAGCAAAAAACATACAGATGGCAGTTGAAAAACTTGACGGCTTTATTTTACACCCTAAATCAGAGTTCTCTTATAACGAAACAGTTACTTGGCAGATACCGAGAGACCAACTTAGGTACGCTCCTGCTATAGTAAATGGAAAACTCCTACCCGCTTCTGGTGGAGGACTTTGCCAGGTTTCTTCAACTCTTTATGCTACAGTTCTTTCAGCAGGGTTACATATTACAGAAAGGCAAAACCATTCGAGCCCAGTGGGTTATATCTCTATGGGATTAGACGCAACTGTATCGTCAACTGAAGGTATAGACCTTAAATTTACCAATAATACCGATTTTCCATTTATAATAAAAGCTGAAATTAAAAAGAATACACTTACGATTACTTTAGCATCTTCAGTACCACTTAACAGAAAAATTAGTCTTTCAACAAACATAATAGAAACAAACAGCACACAAATTAAAACCATAACAACCCGTAAAACAGATTTCAAAAACGGGGTTACAGAAACAGAGATCATATCTCATAGCACCTATCTCAGGGTTAAACCCCAACAACCTTAA